The Tamandua tetradactyla isolate mTamTet1 chromosome 5, mTamTet1.pri, whole genome shotgun sequence genome window below encodes:
- the LOC143682980 gene encoding olfactory receptor 14A16-like produces MTNLTLVTEFTLIGFPTNQNMYLLHSVLFSITYLWALMGNILIIMITTLDQHLHTPMYFFLKNLSFLDLCLISVTIPKSIFNSLTHNNSISFLGCVTQVFLVVFLGSAELFLLTAMSFDRYAAICHPLHYEVIMNMGTCVQMAAVSWMGGGLSAVMHTAGTFSLSFCGSNIVHQFFCDIPQLLAITCSEYLLREIVPILISVVVEFCCFIFIVISYIYIFSTISKIPSTEGQSKAYSTCLPHLVVIVLFTSTGFTAYLKSTLASPSLSDLVISVFYTVVPPTLNPIIYSLRNKAMRMALGMLIEIKFIKKQINTFIFQ; encoded by the coding sequence ATGACAAATCTCACACTTGTGACTGAATTTACACTCATAGGATTTCCTACCAATCAAAATATGTACCTTTTGCATTCAGTGCTCTTCTCAATTACTTACTTGTGGGCCTTAATGGGGAACATCCTCATTATCATGATCACAACTTTAGATCAGCacctccacacccccatgtacttcttcctgaaGAATTTATCCTTCCTGGATCTCTGCCTCATTTCAGTTACAATCCCCAAATCCATTTTCAACTCCTTGACCCACAATAACTCCATCTCCTTCCTTGGCTGTGTCACCCAAGTCTTCCTGGTGGTTTTTCTGGGCTCTGCAGAACTGTTCCTCCTCACAGCTATGTCCTTTGACCGCTATGCTGCCATCTGCCATCCTCTGCACTATGAAGTCATCATGAATATGGGCACATGTGTGCAGATGGCAGCTGTGTCCTGGATGGGTGGGGGTCTGTCTGCTGTGATGCACACAGCTGGTACCTTCTCCTTATCCTTCTGTGGGTCCAACATAGTCCATCAGTTCTTCTGTGATATCCCCCAGTTATTAGCTATTACTTGTTCAGAATATTTATTGAGAGAGATTGTGCCCATCCTCATTAGTGTGGTTGTGGAGTtctgctgttttattttcattgttatttcctATATCTACATTTTCTCCACAATCAGTAAGATTCCATCAACAGAAGGTCAGTCAAAAGCCTACTCCACTTGCCTTCCACACCTGGTGGTCATTGTGTTATTCACTTCCACTGGTTTCACTGCTTATCTAAAGTCAACTTTagcctctccttctctttctgacCTTGTAATTTCTGTGTTCTACACTGTGGTACCCCCAACCTTGAATCCCATCATATACAGTCTAAGAAACAAGGCGATGAGAATGGCTCTTGGGATGTTAATTGAAATAAAGTTCATcaagaagcaaataaatacatttatatttcaatag